A window of Mytilus edulis chromosome 10, xbMytEdul2.2, whole genome shotgun sequence contains these coding sequences:
- the LOC139491538 gene encoding uncharacterized protein, with translation MITEMYTYCILLVVSLLSVCSGIENQWKVQEFPNPIYQVEDCGRSADVEKSWICDPNKVISEQDVNDISDKLVEIYTNSRCNCAMCINNRTGYIVMVAIMPKMYRIINASNSMSDIIQDARVYSYYLSMYWGSFATCKQLVLLLISRDDGVVYTLTQMDARRKLTDEMVTKITLDNQKYFDGNDRVKMGQGIKSMINKYGELLRKPSTE, from the exons ATG ATAACAGAGATGTATACATACTGCATTCTCTTGGTGGTCAGTTTATTGTCCGTTTGTAGCGGTATAGAAAATCAGTGGAAAGTTCAAGAATTCCCAAACCCAATATATCAAGTCGAAGATTGCGGAAGGTCGGCAGATGTTGAAAAATCATGGATATGTGATCCAAACAAAGTAATATCAGAGCAAGATG TTAATGATATCAGCGACAAGCTGGTTGAGATCTATACCAACTCCAGATGTAACTGCGCAATGTGCATCAATAACAGAACCGGATATATTGTCATGGTTGCCATTATGCCCAAAATGTATAGGATTATCAA tgcATCAAATAGCATGTCAGATATAATACAAGATGCCAGGGTGTATTCCTATTATCTAAGTATGTACTGGGGATCTTTTGCTACCTGCAAGCAATTGGTCTTGTTGTTGATTTCAAGAGATGATGGTGTG GTTTATACATTAACGCAGATGGATGCAAGAAGAAAGCTTACAGATGAAATGGTAACAAAAATAACGCTTGATAATCAGAAATACTTTGATGGAAATGACAGAGTCAAGATGGGACAGGGGATCAAGTCAATGATCAATAAATATGG agAGTTGCTGAGAAAGCCATCAACAGAATAA
- the LOC139491539 gene encoding glutathione S-transferase 3, mitochondrial-like isoform X2, whose protein sequence is MLVDISPEFGYVILVASSTWFLMNWLEMRTLLARSEYGVPYPKMYSDDDRFNCVQRAHQNTLENYPQFLILLVFAGLTFPKLSAAAGMVWIVGRVFYALGYYSGDPKKRMRGVFAYIGLLTLLVCSIITALKMLGFVNFV, encoded by the exons ATGTTAGTTGACATTTCGCCAGAATTTGGATATGTTATTCTAGTCGCGTCATCAACATGGTTTTTAATGAATTGGTTAGAAATGAGGACCCTTTTAGCTCGCTCCGAATATGGAGTTCCG tATCCAAAGATGTACAGCGATGATGATAGATTTAACTGTGTACAAAGAGCTCATCAAAATAC GCTTGAAAACTATCCACAGTTTCTGATCTTGTTGGTGTTTGCTGGTTTGACATTTCCA AAATTATCAGCTGCAGCAGGAATGGTTTGGATTGTTGGACGTGTTTTCTACGCATTGGGATACTACAGCGGAG ATCCCAAGAAAAGAATGAGAGGTGTTTTTGCATATATTGGTCTCCTGACACTCCTGGTTTGTTCCATTATTACAGCATTGAAAATGCTTGGATTTGTCAACTTTGtttaa
- the LOC139491539 gene encoding glutathione S-transferase 3, mitochondrial-like isoform X1, which translates to MAVTFALPADFGYVILTSIASIFVLMWKGYKVGAARKKYEVPYPKMYSDDDRFNCVQRAHQNTLENYPQFLILLVFAGLTFPKLSAAAGMVWIVGRVFYALGYYSGDPKKRMRGVFAYIGLLTLLVCSIITALKMLGFVNFV; encoded by the exons ATGGCAGTAACTTTCGCTCTTCCCGCAGATTTTGGATATGTTATCCTTACATCTATTGcttctatttttgttttgatgtGGAAGGGTTATAAGGTCGGTGCAGCAAGGAAAAAGTATGAAGTGCCG tATCCAAAGATGTACAGCGATGATGATAGATTTAACTGTGTACAAAGAGCTCATCAAAATAC GCTTGAAAACTATCCACAGTTTCTGATCTTGTTGGTGTTTGCTGGTTTGACATTTCCA AAATTATCAGCTGCAGCAGGAATGGTTTGGATTGTTGGACGTGTTTTCTACGCATTGGGATACTACAGCGGAG ATCCCAAGAAAAGAATGAGAGGTGTTTTTGCATATATTGGTCTCCTGACACTCCTGGTTTGTTCCATTATTACAGCATTGAAAATGCTTGGATTTGTCAACTTTGtttaa